From a region of the Flavobacterium sediminilitoris genome:
- the tpiA gene encoding triose-phosphate isomerase, protein MRKHIVAGNWKMHKTHTETLALLDEILSKKQNSDTEIIVAPTFINLKAANDEVVGKGITVAAQNMHQAEGGAFTGEIAANMLTDINVNTVILGHSERRAYFHESDGLLANKVDTALKHNMRVIFCFGEELKDRQKNNHFNIVEYQLRDALFHLEKKDWKNIVLAYEPVWAIGTGETASPEQAQEMHKFIRSIIEKVYGSDIANDVSILYGGSVKPSNAKEIFSKPDVDGGLIGGAALHADDFLAIVNAF, encoded by the coding sequence ATGAGAAAGCATATTGTTGCAGGAAACTGGAAAATGCACAAAACGCATACTGAAACTTTAGCATTATTAGACGAGATCCTCTCTAAGAAACAAAATTCTGATACAGAAATTATTGTAGCACCTACATTTATTAATCTTAAAGCTGCAAATGATGAAGTAGTTGGAAAAGGAATTACAGTAGCCGCTCAAAACATGCATCAAGCTGAAGGTGGAGCGTTTACTGGTGAAATAGCTGCAAATATGCTAACTGATATTAACGTAAACACCGTTATCCTAGGACACAGTGAAAGACGTGCTTATTTCCATGAATCTGATGGATTACTTGCAAATAAAGTAGATACTGCTTTAAAACACAATATGAGAGTTATTTTTTGTTTTGGTGAAGAGTTAAAAGATCGTCAAAAAAACAATCACTTTAATATTGTAGAATATCAATTAAGAGATGCTTTATTTCACTTAGAGAAAAAAGACTGGAAAAATATTGTATTAGCTTATGAACCTGTTTGGGCTATTGGAACTGGAGAAACAGCTTCACCAGAACAAGCACAAGAAATGCATAAATTTATAAGAAGTATTATTGAAAAAGTGTACGGTTCTGATATTGCTAACGATGTAAGTATTTTATATGGTGGAAGTGTAAAACCAAGCAATGCAAAAGAAATTTTTTCAAAACCTGATGTAGATGGTGGATTAATTGGAGGTGCAGCATTACACGCTGATGATTTCTTAGCTATTGTTAATGCTTTTTAA
- a CDS encoding TlpA family protein disulfide reductase → MKKIITLLAFTFSILSCTNAQQTEFKKEALENVMTTTDNTSITFQDILNKYKGKTIVIDVWASWCSDCIKGMPKVKTLQEQYPDAIYLFISMDKNYDAWIKGITKYDVKGEHYLTSDGMKGVFGKSINLDWIPRYMVVDKEGKIALFKVIEADDNKLIETLNKLK, encoded by the coding sequence ATGAAAAAAATAATAACATTATTAGCATTTACATTTTCAATATTATCTTGTACAAATGCTCAACAAACAGAATTTAAGAAAGAAGCTTTAGAGAATGTAATGACTACTACAGACAATACGTCTATTACTTTTCAAGACATTCTAAATAAATATAAAGGAAAAACAATTGTAATTGATGTTTGGGCTTCATGGTGTTCAGATTGTATAAAAGGAATGCCAAAAGTAAAAACCTTACAAGAGCAATATCCTGATGCAATATATTTATTCATTTCAATGGATAAAAATTATGATGCATGGATAAAAGGAATTACAAAATATGATGTAAAAGGAGAGCATTATTTAACTTCTGATGGAATGAAGGGTGTTTTTGGAAAATCTATAAACTTAGATTGGATTCCTAGATATATGGTTGTTGATAAAGAAGGGAAAATAGCCTTATTCAAAGTTATTGAAGCAGATGATAACAAATTAATAGAAACCTTAAACAAACTAAAATAA
- a CDS encoding BT_3928 family protein: MRNIITQFSRVFVGLLFIFSGLIKLNDPVGFSYKLEEYFNANVLNMEFLIPFALVIACFVVIFEVVLGVMLLIGFKPKFTVWSLLAMIVFFTFLTFYSAYFNKVTDCGCFGDALKLTPWESFYKDITLLFFILILFFNQKFINPLLGKTPMNLTVFAVYSLCLFMAYYVLQHLPIKDFRAYKVGTNIRKGMEIPEGAQKSEYEMVFIYKVNGVDTEISYKDVMDNKVPEGAEFIDRKDKLLKQGYVPPIHDFSIEKDGSDYIDSVLDEPKVIMFISYDLNKSKQKGMKKLEEFHLKAAEKGYLVIGMTASDVETIEKYKKEYGHTFDYYFCDATTLKTIERANPSIVVLEKGTIIQKAHFNDIDNVKLK, from the coding sequence ATGAGAAATATTATTACACAATTTTCACGCGTATTTGTTGGTCTTTTATTTATTTTTTCGGGTTTAATAAAACTAAATGATCCTGTAGGATTTTCATATAAACTTGAAGAATATTTCAATGCTAATGTTTTAAATATGGAATTTCTAATTCCATTTGCTTTAGTAATTGCTTGTTTTGTAGTTATATTTGAAGTTGTACTTGGCGTGATGTTATTAATAGGTTTTAAACCCAAATTTACTGTTTGGAGTTTATTAGCTATGATTGTGTTTTTTACTTTCTTAACTTTTTACTCCGCTTATTTTAATAAAGTCACAGATTGTGGATGTTTTGGAGATGCTTTAAAACTAACACCTTGGGAATCATTTTATAAAGATATAACACTTCTTTTCTTTATTTTAATCTTATTCTTTAATCAAAAATTCATTAATCCATTATTAGGAAAAACACCTATGAATTTAACCGTTTTTGCTGTGTATTCACTTTGTCTGTTTATGGCATATTATGTATTACAACATTTACCTATTAAAGACTTTAGAGCATATAAAGTAGGAACTAATATTAGAAAAGGAATGGAAATACCAGAAGGAGCTCAAAAAAGTGAGTATGAGATGGTATTTATTTATAAAGTAAATGGTGTTGACACTGAAATTAGTTACAAAGATGTTATGGATAATAAAGTTCCTGAAGGAGCTGAATTTATCGATAGAAAAGATAAATTATTAAAACAAGGATACGTTCCTCCTATTCATGATTTCTCAATAGAAAAAGATGGATCTGACTATATCGATAGTGTTTTAGATGAACCAAAAGTAATTATGTTCATTTCTTATGATTTAAATAAATCTAAACAAAAAGGAATGAAAAAATTAGAAGAGTTTCATTTAAAAGCAGCAGAAAAAGGATATTTAGTAATTGGAATGACAGCATCAGACGTTGAAACAATAGAAAAATATAAAAAGGAATACGGACACACTTTTGATTATTATTTTTGCGATGCTACAACTCTAAAAACAATTGAAAGAGCAAATCCTAGTATTGTAGTTTTAGAAAAAGGAACTATTATTCAAAAAGCGCATTTTAATGATATAGACAACGTTAAACTGAAATAA
- a CDS encoding DUF1599 domain-containing protein, with translation MKNTSQQYDAIIAICRDLFAKKTKDYGTAWRILRLPSLTDQIFIKAQRIRSLQENEVRKVDEDETSEFIGIINYCIMALVQIDKGIATQPDLEYDEAIQLYDEKVALTKELMENKNHDYGEAWRDMRVSSLTDLILQKLLRVKQIEDNKGKTLVSEGIDANYQDMINYSIFALILMENNH, from the coding sequence ATGAAGAATACTTCACAACAATATGATGCTATTATAGCAATTTGTCGCGATTTGTTTGCTAAAAAAACAAAAGACTATGGCACAGCTTGGAGAATACTACGTTTGCCATCATTAACAGATCAAATTTTTATAAAAGCGCAACGCATTCGCAGTCTTCAAGAAAATGAAGTTCGAAAAGTAGATGAAGATGAAACTTCCGAATTTATTGGAATTATTAACTACTGCATTATGGCTCTTGTACAAATTGATAAAGGAATTGCTACACAACCAGATTTAGAATATGACGAAGCAATACAACTGTATGATGAAAAAGTAGCTTTAACCAAAGAATTAATGGAAAACAAAAATCATGATTATGGTGAAGCATGGCGCGATATGAGAGTGAGTAGCTTAACGGATTTAATTTTGCAAAAATTACTTCGTGTGAAACAAATTGAAGATAATAAAGGAAAAACTTTAGTTTCAGAAGGAATTGATGCCAATTATCAAGATATGATTAACTATTCCATTTTCGCTCTAATTTTAATGGAAAATAATCATTAA